In Musa acuminata AAA Group cultivar baxijiao chromosome BXJ2-3, Cavendish_Baxijiao_AAA, whole genome shotgun sequence, the following proteins share a genomic window:
- the LOC135608397 gene encoding uncharacterized protein At4g06744-like: protein MASIGRTLLLLLSILCLCIPTSFGACSQARQERKVAEVSDGPTASPSQTNGSCGCSSSPAPSPSTSEPNPDDFPNLKQYYAYLVIQQFKQTVTCDPDGVTATWVGYRPCTYRGFYCDTPPNSPGTPTIASVDFNGFRLCAPTVAGFVDELPDLALFHANSNNFSGPIPDLTGLPYLYELDVSNNNHSGPFPVAVLPLSNLVFLDLRYNLFAGTVPASIFSLDLDVLFLNNNNFNQQLPANLGSSPVAYLTLANNGFTGPIPRSIFNASRTLVEVLFLNNKFSGCLPYEIGSLTTATVFDVGFNQFTGPIPWSFACLLKVEQLNLAGNLLYGEVPDVVCRLAKDGNLANLSLSGNYFTSLGHSCWELIKRKVLDVRQNCIPWFPEQRRPVECWRFLWHRKFCPFFHYIPCGLPKCAPKPAAPPPPGYTTYKALHQPPRN from the coding sequence ATGGCCAGCATTGGCCGAACTCTGCTGCTGCTTCTCTCCATTCTATGCCTCTGCATCCCCACCTCCTTCGGTGCGTGTTCTCAAGCACGTCAAGAAAGGAAGGTCGCGGAGGTCAGCGACGGCCCGACGGCATCCCCGTCCCAAACGAACGGGTCCTGCGGCTGTTCATCGTCACCTGCGCCGTCACCGTCGACGTCTGAGCCGAATCCCGACGACTTCCCCAACCTCAAGCAGTACTACGCTTACCTCGTCATCCAGCAGTTCAAGCAGACCGTCACCTGCGACCCCGACGGCGTGACGGCGACCTGGGTCGGCTACCGGCCTTGCACCTACCGCGGCTTCTACTGCGACACCCCGCCGAACTCCCCGGGGACCCCCACCATCGCCTCCGTGGACTTCAACGGCTTCCGCCTCTGCGCGCCGACCGTTGCCGGCTTCGTCGACGAGCTCCCCGACCTCGCGCTCTTCCACGCCAACTCCAATAACTTCTCCGGCCCCATCCCCGACCTCACCGGCCTCCCCTACCTCTACGAGCTCGATGTCAGCAACAACAACCACTCCGGCCCGTTCCCGGTCGCCGTCCTCCCGCTGAGCAACCTCGTTTTCCTCGACCTCCGGTACAACCTCTTCGCCGGCACCGTCCCGGCCTCCATCTTCTCCCTCGACCTCGACGTGCTCTTCCTCAACAACAACAACTTCAACCAGCAGCTGCCCGCCAACCTCGGCAGCTCGCCGGTGGCCTACCTCACCCTGGCCAACAACGGCTTCACCGGGCCGATCCCCCGGTCCATCTTCAACGCGTCGAGAACACTGGTGGAGGTCCTCTTCCTCAACAACAAGTTCTCGGGCTGCTTGCCGTACGAGATCGGATCGCTGACTACCGCGACGGTGTTCGACGTTGGGTTCAATCAGTTCACGGGGCCGATACCGTGGTCCTTCGCCTGCCTGCTCAAGGTGGAGCAGCTAAACCTGGCGGGCAATCTGCTCTACGGGGAGGTGCCGGATGTGGTATGCCGGCTGGCCAAGGACGGTAACTTGGCTAACTTATCGTTGTCGGGGAACTACTTCACGTCGCTGGGGCACTCCTGCTGGGAGTTGATCAAGAGAAAGGTGCTCGACGTGCGGCAGAACTGCATACCGTGGTTCCCGGAGCAACGGCGGCCGGTGGAATGCTGGCGCTTCCTGtggcatcggaagttctgcccctTCTTCCACTACATCCCGTGCGGCCTACCGAAGTGTGCGCCGAAGCCCGCGGCGCCACCGCCGCCGGGGTACACGACCTATAAGGCTCTTCATCAACCCCCCCGGAACTAG
- the LOC135606602 gene encoding uncharacterized protein LOC135606602, with protein sequence MHRSTSTTRVSEEFSMNTAAQAMGGGIANKGGGTYYHDDHYHHHHSLPTYDPQSDAAKKEASRAKVAENMVHVIPFVLVLCTIILWFFSHPSGIDTMSKEETVVAKVKNMTTDGYKNWNGSSMTIGMEDLDPIDGISNEEDHTGTKGSRH encoded by the exons ATGCATCGTTCGACGAGCACAACACGGGTGTCGGAGGAGTTCTCCATGAACACGGCGGCGCAAGCCATGGGCGGAGGAATAGCCAACAAGGGTGGTGGCACCTACTACCACGACGATCACTACCACCACCATCACAGCCTCCCCACCTACGATCCTCAATCGGACGCCGCCAAGAAGGAGGCGAGCCGAGCCAAGGTGGCCGAGAACATGGTCCATGTCATCCCTTTCGTCCTCGTCCTCTGCACCATCATCCTCTGGTTCTTCTCTCACCCATCCG GTATCGATACGATGAGCAAGGAGGAGACGGTGGTGGCCAAGGTCAAGAACATGACGACCGACGGCTATAAGAACTGGAATGGCTCGTCGATGACCATCGGCATGGAGGACCTCGACCCCATCGATGGAATCAGCAACGAAGAAGATCATACTGGAACCAAAGGCTCTCGTCACTGA